In one Papio anubis isolate 15944 chromosome 11, Panubis1.0, whole genome shotgun sequence genomic region, the following are encoded:
- the ANKRD1 gene encoding ankyrin repeat domain-containing protein 1 — protein MMVLKVEELVTGKKNGNGEAGEFLPEDFRDGEYEAAVTLEKQEDLKTLPAHPVTLGEQQWKSEKQREAELKKKKLEQRSKLENLEDLEIIIQLKKRKKYRKTKVPIVKEPEPEIITEPVDVPTFLKAALENKLPVVEKFLLDKNNPDVCDEYKRTALHRACLEGHLAIVEKLMEAGAQIEFRDMLESTAIHWASRGGNLDVLKLLLNKGAKISARDKLLSTALHVAVRTGHYECAEHLIACEADLNAKDREGDTPLHDAVRLNRYKMIRLLIMYGADLNIKNCAGKTPMDLVLHWQNGTKAIFDSLKENSYKTSRIATF, from the exons ATGATGGTACTGAAAGTAGAGGAACTG GTCACTGGGAAGAAGAATGGCAACGGGGAGGCAGGGGAATTCCTTCCTGAGGATTTTAGAGATGGAGAGTATGAGGCTGCTGTTACTTtagagaagcaggaggatctgAAGACACTTCCAGCCCACCCTGTGACCCTGGGGGAGCAACAGTGGAAAAGCGAGAAACAAcgagaggcagag ctcaaaaagaaaaaactagaacAAAGATCAAAGCTTGAAAATTTAGAAGACCTTGAAATAATCATTcaactgaagaaaaggaaaaaatacaggaaaactaAAGTTCCCATTGTAAAGGAACCAGAACCTGAAATCATT ACGGAACCTGTGGATGTGCCTACGTTTCTGAAGGCTGCTCTGGAGAATAAACTGCCAGTAGTAGAAAAATTCTTGTTAGACAAGAACAACCCAGATGTTTGTGATGAG TATAAACGGACAGCTCTTCATAGAGCATGCTTGGAAGGACATTTGGCAATTGTGGAGAAGTTAATGGAAGCTGGAGCCCAGATCGAATTCCGTGATAtg CTTGAATCCACAGCCATCCACTGGGCAAGCCGTGGAGGAAACCtggatgttttaaaattgttactgAATAAAGGAGCAAAAATTAGCGCCCGAGATAag TTGCTCAGCACAGCGCTGCATGTGGCGGTGAGGACTGGCCACTATGAGTGCGCGGAGCATCTTATCGCCTGTGAGGCAGACCTCAACGCCAAAGACAGA GAAGGAGATACCCCGTTGCATGATGCGGTGAGACTGAACCGCTATAAGATGATCAGACTCCTGATTATGTATGGCGCGGATCTCAACATCAAGAACTGT GCTGGGAAGACGCCGATGGATCTGGTGCTACACTGGCAGAATGGAACCAAAGCAATATTCGATAGCCTCAAAGAGAACTCCTACAAGACCTCTCGCATAGCTACATTCTGA